Genomic window (Streptomyces sp. NBC_00078):
GCACGCGCAGCGAATCGTCCGGTCGTCCCTGCGGGGGTCTCTCGTCCGGTGGGCCGGCGCACAGGAGAAGGTCCTCGGTCTTGCCCAGGAGCAGGACGGCGCCCTGTGGGGCGGCGCCCGCGAGGTAGCGGACGTTGGCGGGGCGGGAGATCAGCGCGGCCTGGCTGCCGCCGGCCTTGCAGCGTTCCCTCAGCCTTGCTCGGCGGACTGCGTACACCTCTGACATGACACGAGCGTAGGAGCGGTGGGTGATTTGTGCCGGTTGGGGTGCCGATTGGGGGATGGGGGTGCCGATTCCTGTCGTGTGCGAGGTGCGGGCCGACGGGGCTGATCGCGGTGGGGGTTCGAGCGCGCCCCGGCGGCGCTGCCGCATGCCTGGGCGGCCTCGCGCCCCGCAAAGCCGGTCAGCCTCCCGGTGGCTACCAGTTCGGCGGACTGGCGATGGACCGTGCCAGTACGTCGTCCAGGACCCTCGCCGTCTGGGGGACGTCCAGCTGGGAGTTGTCGATGATCGGCAGGCCCGAGCCGTACCAGCCCGCCATACGGCCGTGTATGCGGGCCACCTCCTCGTCGGTGAGGCGGCGGTTGCCGGAGCGTTCCGCGTTGCGTTCCAGGACGATCTCCAGGCCGGGGAGGAGGACGACCGGGAGCAGGCCGGGGCCCACGTGGCGCTTCCAGCCGCCGAGGCCGACAACCGGACGGTCCGGGAACACGGCGTCGTCGAGGATGCAGGAGATGTTGTTGGCCAGGAAGTTGCGGGCGGCGAAGCCGCAGGTGCGGCGGGCCAGGCGGTACTGCGCCTCCGAGCCGTCGTTCCACCCCGACTGCGGATCGGCGAAGCCCGAGCGGACCCATTCGCGTACGTCGTCGAGGCTGATGTGGGCGGTGGGGACCCGGCGGTGGTCCGCCCAGCACTTGGCGACGCTCGTCTTGCCGGCACCCGCGGGGCCGATCAGCAGCACCGCGAGGGTCGTGCTGGTCGCGTCCGGCACCGTGGTGGCGGGCGGTGCGCTGGGCATGGCGACCGGGCCGCCGGGCGGCAGCGGGACATGGCCGGTGGTGTCCGGGGCGGGCGGGGCCGGCGCCGGAGGCACCTGGGGGTAGCCCGGCGCAGGGGGCACGGGGGCGGCGCCATGGTGCGGAGCCGCCTGCTGCTGGCCCGGCTGGTGTGCGGCCGGCGACCAGCCTGCGGCCGGTCCGTGCCCCGGCTGATGGGGCGGCGGCAGCGGAGAACCCACTGCATGCTGCATCCGGTGCCACTCCGTCTCGTACAGGCAATTGGCGCTGGCAGCGGGCGCGAGGCCCGCTCCCTACCGAACGGTACCGTCCCCGGCCGCCGTTTGGTGAACGGCCGGGGACGGCCCGAAGTGCCCATGCCTGCAAGGCAAATCGGACGGATCGCGCTCCGCCGGACTTACTCGCCCACTTCGCCGTACGCGGCCAGCAGGACGGCCGGGTCGGGGCCTTCCA
Coding sequences:
- a CDS encoding Pro-rich N-terminal domain-containing protein → MQHAVGSPLPPPHQPGHGPAAGWSPAAHQPGQQQAAPHHGAAPVPPAPGYPQVPPAPAPPAPDTTGHVPLPPGGPVAMPSAPPATTVPDATSTTLAVLLIGPAGAGKTSVAKCWADHRRVPTAHISLDDVREWVRSGFADPQSGWNDGSEAQYRLARRTCGFAARNFLANNISCILDDAVFPDRPVVGLGGWKRHVGPGLLPVVLLPGLEIVLERNAERSGNRRLTDEEVARIHGRMAGWYGSGLPIIDNSQLDVPQTARVLDDVLARSIASPPNW